In Pseudomonadota bacterium, the genomic window TGTCAAACGCCATCCGGAACTGCCCCCTTTGCGTCATCTAGAACTGCCCCCACCCCTCGGTGTTCATGGTCTCGGTTGATGGTTGGGTGTGGCGATGACAGGACGCAGGGAGGCGGAGCCGACCGGAGGCTCGTCATCGGCGGGCGGCGCCTTGATCAACCCGCTCTTGCGCTTGGCGCGGAGCCGGTAGCTGTCGCCGCGGATGGTCAGCACGTGGCTGTGGTGCAAGAGCCGGTCGAGGATGGCGGTCGCCACGACCGGATCGGCGAACACCGTGCCCCACTCGGCGACCGAGCGGTTCGATGTGATCAGCATCGCGCCCGTCTCGTAGCGGCGGCTGACGAGCTGGAAGAACAGGTGCGCCGCATCGGGCTCCAGCGGCAGGTAGCCGAGCTCGTCGACGATCAGCAGCTTGGCCTTCGTGAGGCCGAGCAGCTTCTCATCGAGCCGCCTCTCGCCGTGCGCCTTGGCGAGGCCGGCGACCAGCGCCATCGCGGTCGTGAACTGCACCGAGTAGCCGGCGAGGATCGCCTCGCGGCCGAGCGCGATGGCAATGTGCGTCTTGCCGACGCCGGGCGGCCCGAGCAGCAGCACGTTCTCGCCGTTGGCGATCCAGCGCGATGCGGCGAGATCCCGGATCTGCTTGGGATCGATCGAGGGCTGCGCCTCGAAGTCGAAGCCGGCAAGCTCCTTCACCGCCGGGAAGTGCGCCAGCTTCAGCGCCATCTCGATGCGGCGATGATCCTTCCGCGCGATCTCGCGCTCGCACAGCAGGGTGAGCGTCTCCCGCGTCGACAGGTTGGATCGCGCCGCCTCGTCGAGCAGGCTGTCGAGCTGGTCGCGGATGCCGGAGAGCTTGAGCCGCGCCAGCATGGCGTCGAGCGGATCGGTCGGTACGTCGGGCACCTTCTTTGCGCGCGGCATCAGAAGCGCCCTCCGACGGCGGCCTCGTACTCGGCCAGTGGACGCAGCAAGGATGGCGCCGAGGAAGGCGGCGGCGCCCCAATCGATTGTC contains:
- the istB gene encoding IS21-like element helper ATPase IstB, giving the protein MPRAKKVPDVPTDPLDAMLARLKLSGIRDQLDSLLDEAARSNLSTRETLTLLCEREIARKDHRRIEMALKLAHFPAVKELAGFDFEAQPSIDPKQIRDLAASRWIANGENVLLLGPPGVGKTHIAIALGREAILAGYSVQFTTAMALVAGLAKAHGERRLDEKLLGLTKAKLLIVDELGYLPLEPDAAHLFFQLVSRRYETGAMLITSNRSVAEWGTVFADPVVATAILDRLLHHSHVLTIRGDSYRLRAKRKSGLIKAPPADDEPPVGSASLRPVIATPNHQPRP